A part of Aegilops tauschii subsp. strangulata cultivar AL8/78 chromosome 2, Aet v6.0, whole genome shotgun sequence genomic DNA contains:
- the LOC109752575 gene encoding zealexin A1 synthase: protein MAMEQAIYLVLALVLPLLLLKHIRKRSGGAGQKLPPGPWRLPVIGSLHHLAGKPLVHRAFADIAHRLGDAPLVYLKLGEVPVVVASSAEAAREVMKTQDVTFATRPWSPTTKILMSDGVGVAFAPYGAHWRQLRKICIMELLSARRVQSFRNVREEEAGRLVAAIAAGAGKGEPVNVSERLAVLIADMTVRAMIGDRFSRREEFLEVLQQGVRILSGFNLGDLFPSSRLVGFVSGSARQAWENHTKGFELIECAIKQHEEVKATTAASNGDGKVGEQEDLLDVLLRIQKEGGHDVPFTMGAIKCLLVDLFSAGSETSATTLIWAMSELMRNPTTMAKAQAEVRNHLQGKPSVTEDDLADLKYMRLVIKETLRLHPSVPLLLPREPTEACKVLGYDVPMGTTMFVNTWAICRDPKHWDASEEFRPERFESGEVDFKGTNFEYTPFGAGRRICPGMLFAQSSMELALAALLYHFDWELPAGGELDMEEEMGIAVGRKNDLYLYAKVHVPLN from the exons ATGGCCATGGAGCAAGCAATTTATCTCGTCTTGGCTCTCGTGCTCCCCCTCCTACTCCTAAAGCACATCAGAAAGCGCAGCGGCGGCGCTGGGCAGAAGCTGCCGCCTGGCCCCTGGCGGCTGCCGGTCATCGGCAGCctgcaccacctcgccggcaagCCGCTGGTCCACCGTGCCTTCGCGGACATCGCGCACCGGCTGGGCGACGCGCCGCTGGTGTACCTCAAGCTCGGCGAGGTGCCGGTGGTGGTGGCCTCGTCTGCCGAGGCCGCGCGTGAGGTCATGAAGACGCAGGACGTCACGTTCGCGACGCGGCCGTGGAGCCCCACCACCAAGATCCTCATGTCCGACGGGGTCGGGGTGGCGTTCGCGCCCTACGGCGCTCACTGGCGTCAGCTCCGCAAGATCTGTATAATGGAGCTACTCAGCGCCCGCCGGGTGCAGTCGTTCCGCAACGTGCGGGAAGAGGAGGCGGGGCGCCTCGTGGCCGCCATCGCAGCTGGTGCCGGCAAGGGCGAGCCCGTCAACGTCAGCGAGCGGCTCGCTGTGCTCATCGCGGACATGACCGTGCGCGCCATGATCGGGGACAGGTTCAGCAGACGGGAAGAGTTCCTGGAGGTGCTCCAGCAGGGGGTCAGGATCCTCTCCGGGTTTAACCTCGGCGACCTCTTCCCCTCATCCCGGCTCGTCGGCTTCGTCAGCGGCTCCGCCCGACAGGCGTGGGAGAATCACACGAAAGGCTTCGAGCTCATCGAGTGTGCCATCAAGCAGCACGAGGAGGTGAAGGCCACCACCGCTGCGTCCAATGGCGACGGGAAGGTGGGGGAGCAGGAGGACCTATTGGACGTGCTCCTGAGGATACAGAAGGAAGGAGGCCATGACGTGCCTTTTACCATGGGAGCCATCAAGTGTCTATTAGTG GACCTGTTTAGTGCGGGGAGCGAGACGTCGGCGACGACGCTCATCTGGGCCATGTCGGAGTTGATGAGGAATCCAACCACCATGGCAAAAGCACAAGCCGAAGTACGTAACCACCTACAAGGGAAGCCAAGCGTAACCGAGGACGACCTGGCTGACCTCAAGTACATGAGGCTGGTCATCAAGGAGACGCTCAGGCTGCATCCGTCGGTGCCCCTACTGCTGCCGCGCGAGCCCACCGAGGCGTGCAAGGTCCTCGGCTACGACGTGCCGATGGGCACCACCATGTTTGTGAACACGTGGGCGATCTGCCGAGACCCCAAGCACTGGGATGCCTCGGAGGAGTTCAGGCCGGAGCGGTTCGAGTCGGGCGAAGTGGACTTCAAGGGAACCAACTTCGAGTACACACCGTTCGGGGCAGGCCGGAGGATCTGTCCGGGGATGTTGTTCGCGCAGTCTAGCATGGAGCTCGCCCTTGCCGCCCTCCTCTACCACTTTGACTGGGAGCTTCCTGCCGGAGGGGAGTTGGACATGGAGGAGGAGATGGGCATCGCCGTCGGCCGAAAGAACGACCTGTATCTGTATGCCAAAGTCCACGTGCCGCTTAATTAG
- the LOC109752578 gene encoding protein STRICTOSIDINE SYNTHASE-LIKE 10-like, whose protein sequence is MGRRRSASGWLVLLLALLAVSVAPSCSAAEVKTSPTEWSLHLPLPNGVTGAESLAFDARGQGPYTGVSDGRVLKWGGSSVGWTTFAYHANYRKFPMCTVPVAPSEETESLCGRPLGLAFHRKSGDLYIADAYKGLMKVGPDGGEAEVLATKAGGVRFNFVNGIDIDQVTGDVYFTDSSVTYPRRFNTEIMMNADATGRLLKYDAQTKQVTVLKDVLPYPNGIAVSHDRTYVVVAHTVPCQAHRYYLQGPKAGHYELLADLPGYPDNVRRDGKGGYWVALNQEKGRPGATTAPVKHLVGVRLDGGGVEVEELTAAKGVTLSEVTERKGQLWLGSVELDYIGLVA, encoded by the exons ATGGGGCGCCGCCGATCCGCGAGCGGGTGGCTCGTCCTCCTGCTCGCTCTTCTCGCCGTCTCTGTGGCCCCGTCGTGCTCGGCCGCGGAGGTAAAGACCAGCCCGACGGAGTGGAGCCTCCACCTCCCCCTGCCCAACGGCGTCACGGGCGCCGAGAGCCTGGCCTTCGACGCGCGCGGCCAGGGCCCCTACACCGGCGTCTCCGATGGTCGCGTCCTCAAGTGGGGCGGCAGCTCCGTCGGTTGGACGACCTTCGCTTACCACGCGAACTACAGGAAGTTCCCCATGTGCACCGTGCCCGTGGCGCCGTCGGAGGAGACGGAGAGCCTGTGCGGGCGGCCGCTGGGGCTCGCGTTCCACCGCAAGTCCGGCGACCTCTACATCGCCGATGCTTACAAGGGGCTCATGAAAGTCGGCCCGGACGGCGGCGAGGCTGAGGTGCTTGCCACCAAGGCTGGTGGCGTCCGGTTCAACTTCGTCAACGGCATCGACATCGATCAGGTCACTGGCGATGTTTACTTCACCGACAGCAGCGTGACATATCCACGAAG GTTTAATACGGAAATCATGATGAACGCGGACGCGACTGGAAGGCTGCTCAAGTACGACGCGCAGACGAAGCAGGTCACCGTGCTCAAGGACGTCTTGCCGTACCCCAACGGCATCGCGGTGAGCCACGACAGGACGTACGTCGTCGTCGCGCACACCGTGCCGTGCCAGGCACACAGGTACTATCTCCAGGGACCAAAGGCTGGCCACTACGAGCTGCTCGCCGACCTGCCGGGCTACCCGGATAACGTGCGGCGGGACGGGAAGGGCGGCTACTGGGTGGCGCTGAACCAGGAGAAGGGGCGCCCTGGCGCGACCACAGCCCCAGTGAAGCACTTGGTCGGTGTCCGGCTCGACGGCGGTGGCGTTGAGGTCGAGGAGCTGACGGCGGCCAAGGGCGTGACGCTCAGCGAGGTGACCGAGAGGAAAGGACAGCTGTGGCTCGGCTCCGTCGAGCTCGATTATATCGGCCTTGTTGCCTAG
- the LOC141040698 gene encoding uncharacterized protein has product MAFADEYQGVEAHGNTKLHVIHTNDNKQVATTLAQYERHLSLQRHKIVGIDLEYNNEPEATQKSALCQLSIGKKHPVLLFLLSAAERCTVFDNFLADPRYTFAGFSIDGDKKRLERVNLEVANFVDIQKEGRVPEAIKELDSLGDVSGMLIDDYYNNMKKKITDDEHKRWATLPLSMRHIEYAAKDAYAVYEIWNRITLTQDGLRCAKLEKEDPPRSAPGVAGDGETMTSEEEDETAIHSKISCCEFREGYFGDSTQEWNGFEVGEVAMLFFYKEEDSLKFTIFAL; this is encoded by the exons ATGGCGTTCGCCGACGAGTACCAGGGCGTGGAGGCGCACGGCAACACCAAGTTGCACGTCATCCATACCAACGACAACAAACAGGTGGCGACCACCCTCGCGCAGTACGAGCGCCACCTCAGCCTCCAGCGCCACAAGATCGTCGGCATTGATCTTGAGTACAACAACGAGCCTGAAGCGACGCAGAAATCCGCCCTCTGCCAACTCTCCATCGGCAAGAAACACCCGGTGCTGCTCTTCCTACTGAGCGCCGCTGAAAGGTGCACCGTCTTCGACAACTTCCTCGCCGACCCCAGGTACACCTTTGCAGGCTTCTCCATCGACGGCGACAAAAAAAGGCTAGAGCGCGTCAATCTGGAGGTCGCCAACTTCGTCGACATCCAGAAGGAGGGGAGGGTGCCCGAGGCAATCAAGGAGTTGGACTCCCTTGGAGACGTCTCCGGCATGCTCATCGACGACTACTACaacaacatgaagaagaagatcacCGACGACGAGCACAAGCGCTGGGCCACCCTGCCTCTGTCCATGAGGCACATCGAGTACGCGGCAAAGGATGCCTACGCAGTGTACGAGATATGGAACCGCATCACCCTCACCCAGGACGGGCTTCGCTGTGCAAAGCTGGAGAAGGAGGACCCCCCAAGAAGCGCGCCAGGAGTAGCTGGGGATGGGGAGACGATGACtagtgaagaagaagatg AAACTGCCATCCACAGTAAAATTTCCTGCTGCGAGTTCAGGGAAGGTTACTTTGGAGACAGTACACAAGAATGG AATGGCTTTGAGGTCGGAGAAGTGGCCATGCTGTTTTTCTACAAAGAAGAAGACTCCCTGAAGTTCACAATATTTGCACTGTAG
- the LOC109752577 gene encoding protein STRICTOSIDINE SYNTHASE-LIKE 10: protein MICAFKSRATCCERTHANLSYETTGSALVLTKPTAPPLMVCGGAMSRWLVLLVGLLTISLVPSCAAAEVKISPTEWSLRLPLPDGVTGAESLAFDALGQGPYTGVSDGRVLKWDGSAVGWTTFAHHANYRKLPMCTVAMAPSEETEGLCGRPLGLAFHLESGDLYMADAYNGLMRVGPDGGEAEVLATAADGVQFNFVNGLDIDQVTGDVYFTDSSVTYPRRFNTEIMMNADATGRLLKYDARTKQVTVLKYGLPYPNGVAVSHDRMHIVVAHTLPCQAYRYYLQGPKAGHYELLADLPGYPDNVRRDENGGYWVALNQERGRPGATTRPVRHLVGVRLDGNGVEVEELNAAKGVTLSEVAERKGKLWLGSIELDYIGLLVALY from the exons ATGATATGTGCCTTTAAATCTCGAGCTACCTGCTGTGAAAGAACTCACGCAAACCTTTCTTACGAGACCACCGGCTCGGCGCTTGTTCTGACGAAACCAACAGCGCCGCCGCTCATGGTGTGCGGCGGAGCCATGAGCAGGTGGCTCGTCCTCCTCGTCGGTCTTCTCACCATCTCTCTGGTACCATCATGTGCCGCCGCGGAGGTGAAGATCAGCCCAACGGAGTGGAGCCTTCGCCTACCCCTGCCCGACGGCGTCACCGGCGCCGAGAGCCTGGCCTTCGACGCGCTTGGCCAGGGCCCCTACACCGGCGTCTCCGACGGCCGCGTCCTCAAGTGGGACGGCAGCGCCGTCGGCTGGACGACCTTCGCCCACCACGCCAACTACAGGAAGCTCCCCATGTGCACCGTGGCCATGGCGCCGTCGGAGGAGACGGAGGGCTTGTGCGGGCGGCCTCTGGGGCTCGCGTTCCACCTTGAGTCCGGAGACCTCTACATGGCCGACGCATACAATGGGCTCATGAGGGTCGGCCCCGACGGCGGCGAGGCCGAGGTGCTCGCGACCGCAGCCGACGGCGTCCAGTTCAACTTCGTCAACGGCTTGGACATTGATCAGGTCACCGGTGATGTATACTTCACCGACAGCAGCGTGACATATCCACGAAG GTTTAATACGGAAATCATGATGAACGCCGACGCGACGGGGAGGCTGCTCAAGTACGACGCGCGGACGAAGCAGGTCACCGTGCTCAAGTACGGCTTGCCATACCCCAACGGCGTCGCGGTCAGCCACGACCGGATGCACATCGTCGTTGCGCACACCCTGCCGTGCCAGGCATACAGGTACTATCTCCAGGGACCAAAGGCTGGCCACTACGAGCTGCTCGCCGATCTGCCTGGCTACCCGGACAACGTGCGGCGCGACGAGAATGGCGGCTACTGGGTGGCGCTGAACCAGGAGAGGGGGCGCCCGGGCGCGACCACACGCCCCGTGAGGCACTTGGTCGGTGTCCGGTTAGACGGCAACGGCGTGGAGGTAGAAGAGCTGAACGCTGCCAAGGGCGTGACACTCAGTGAGGTGGCCGAGAGGAAAGGAAAGCTGTGGCTCGGCTCCATCGAGCTCGATTACATCGGCCTACTAGTTGCCTTGTACTAA